One Alteromonas sp. KC3 DNA segment encodes these proteins:
- the yfbR gene encoding 5'-deoxynucleotidase, protein MANTHSAFIGLMQRAKNVKRWPLMAQFQDEMLSTHIYEASVVAHMLGAIACDVFGEDINPDRVAAMAIFHEGSEIAGMSDIPSPVKYHDPETTAAIKKLERRFEAMLIKTLPEALQARYTPLIEQDKDDEHVVLAKAADVLCAYLKCDYELAKSNCEFSNAMQEMEVQLKGYRDRLKAVDYFCQIFLEDAKGTLDEQTKDLEWIERANTLHLDSN, encoded by the coding sequence ATGGCAAATACACACTCAGCTTTTATTGGTTTGATGCAACGAGCGAAAAACGTAAAGCGTTGGCCGCTAATGGCGCAATTCCAAGACGAGATGCTTTCTACCCACATTTACGAGGCATCTGTCGTTGCGCATATGTTGGGCGCGATTGCGTGTGATGTGTTTGGTGAAGACATAAATCCTGATCGCGTGGCGGCGATGGCGATTTTTCATGAGGGAAGCGAAATTGCAGGAATGAGTGATATACCAAGCCCCGTCAAGTATCACGATCCAGAAACTACAGCTGCAATAAAAAAGCTTGAGCGCCGTTTTGAAGCGATGTTAATAAAAACCTTACCCGAAGCATTACAGGCTAGATACACACCGCTAATTGAGCAAGACAAGGACGATGAGCATGTTGTACTTGCAAAAGCCGCTGATGTGCTTTGTGCTTATCTTAAATGTGATTATGAACTTGCAAAATCGAACTGTGAATTTTCCAATGCTATGCAAGAAATGGAAGTACAGTTAAAGGGCTATAGAGATCGGTTAAAAGCCGTAGATTACTTTTGCCAAATCTTCTTAGAAGATGCTAAGGGCACGCTCGACGAACAGACCAAAGACCTTGAGTGGATTGAACGGGCGAATACACTACATTTAGACAGTAATTAG
- a CDS encoding DUF1328 domain-containing protein yields MLGWAITFFIIAIIAAVFGFGGIAGAATGIAQFLFFVFIALLVISLIANALRGRSPKV; encoded by the coding sequence ATGTTAGGTTGGGCAATTACATTTTTTATTATCGCCATTATTGCAGCAGTTTTTGGCTTTGGAGGCATCGCAGGTGCAGCAACAGGTATCGCACAGTTTCTATTCTTTGTGTTTATCGCGCTGCTAGTAATTTCACTTATCGCAAATGCGCTACGTGGTCGATCGCCTAAGGTCTAG
- a CDS encoding glyceraldehyde-3-phosphate dehydrogenase, whose protein sequence is MNQQFEQELQSSWQERQEYAEMMLPLIGKLYRNKAVEISVYGRSLLNASAIDVIKAHRKVRLHEGIKLRLRESYPILEALSNMQLAPAQIDIGKLAFDFHYGSAVDNNDLTAYLNEKLNDVAGKEDDQKPQDVVLYGFGRIGRLLARLLIERQGKNNKLRLRAIVVRGGRDGDLEKRASLLRRDSVHGPFNGSITIDHERNALKANGSYIQVIYANSPDEVDYTQYGIDNAIIIDNTGIWRDRDGLGLHLKAKGAAKAILTAPGKGDIKNIVHGVNDEEVTAEDTIVSAASCTTNAITPVLKALDEEYGIDNGHVETVHSYTNDQNLIDNYHKGDRRGRSAPLNMVITETGAAKAVAKAYPKLAGKLTGNAIRVPTPNVSLAILNLNLKTSVDRVAVNEFLRDTALFSKLQHQIDYTASKEIVSTDLVGSRAASVVDSQATIAADNRLTLYVWYDNEFGYSCQVLRVVRDMAGLSFPTLPL, encoded by the coding sequence ATGAATCAACAGTTTGAGCAGGAATTACAAAGCAGCTGGCAAGAGCGTCAGGAATACGCGGAAATGATGTTGCCCCTTATTGGTAAGTTATACCGAAATAAGGCAGTAGAAATTTCAGTTTATGGCCGCTCGCTACTTAACGCTAGTGCCATTGATGTTATTAAAGCGCATCGTAAAGTGCGCCTGCACGAAGGTATTAAACTACGTTTACGTGAAAGCTACCCAATTTTAGAAGCATTAAGCAATATGCAACTTGCGCCAGCGCAAATTGATATTGGCAAATTAGCCTTCGATTTCCATTATGGTTCTGCGGTTGACAACAACGACCTTACGGCCTACCTCAACGAAAAACTAAATGACGTTGCCGGTAAAGAGGACGATCAGAAGCCTCAAGACGTTGTACTATATGGTTTTGGCCGTATAGGTCGTTTATTAGCGCGTTTGTTAATTGAGCGCCAGGGTAAAAATAATAAACTTCGTTTGCGCGCTATCGTAGTGCGCGGCGGTCGCGATGGCGATCTTGAAAAGCGTGCAAGTTTACTGCGTCGCGATTCTGTACATGGTCCATTCAACGGCAGCATCACTATTGATCACGAGCGCAACGCACTTAAAGCAAACGGCTCGTACATTCAGGTGATCTACGCTAACAGCCCTGATGAAGTAGACTACACGCAATATGGAATTGATAATGCAATCATTATTGATAATACAGGTATCTGGCGTGACCGCGATGGTCTAGGTCTTCACCTAAAAGCGAAAGGCGCTGCAAAAGCAATTTTGACTGCCCCGGGCAAAGGTGACATTAAAAACATCGTTCACGGTGTAAACGACGAGGAAGTTACAGCTGAAGACACCATTGTTTCTGCTGCGAGCTGTACAACCAATGCTATTACGCCAGTGCTTAAAGCGCTTGACGAAGAGTACGGTATAGACAACGGTCACGTTGAAACCGTGCACTCTTACACTAACGACCAAAACCTTATCGATAATTATCACAAAGGTGACCGTCGTGGTCGCAGTGCGCCATTAAACATGGTTATCACTGAAACAGGGGCGGCAAAAGCTGTGGCGAAAGCGTACCCTAAGTTGGCAGGAAAGCTAACGGGTAATGCCATTCGCGTACCTACCCCTAATGTGTCATTGGCTATCCTTAACTTGAACCTTAAGACATCAGTAGACCGCGTTGCAGTCAACGAGTTCTTGCGCGATACGGCGTTGTTCTCAAAACTTCAACACCAGATTGACTACACTGCAAGTAAAGAGATTGTATCAACAGACTTGGTTGGCTCTCGCGCTGCATCGGTAGTTGATTCTCAAGCAACAATCGCAGCAGATAACCGCCTTACACTTTACGTGTGGTATGACAATGAATTTGGTTATAGCTGTCAGGTACTGCGCGTTGTGCGCGATATGGCTGGACTAAGCTTTCCTACACTGCCACTTTAA
- a CDS encoding alanine/glycine:cation symporter family protein — MEGLYGFLTMLDGFLGGAFWFPYVLLGVGLFFTIYLKFPQIRFFKHAWQVVTGKFDKESDPGDTTHFRALTTALSGTVGTGNISGVAFAIFLGGPAALFWMWVTAFLGMTTKFVEVTLSHKYRVKTEDGTMAGGPMYYMDRRLNMKWLAVAFAIATVVSSFGTGNLPQSNGIAQSIEATFGFEPWMVGSVLGILLALVILGGIQRIAAFTARVVPVMAVIYLIGALAVILANLENIGPSFASVIGDAFTGSAAAGGFLGASLAYAFNRGVNRGLFSNEAGQGSAPIAHAAAKTKEPASEGMVSLLEPFIDTILICTVTGLVILSSGVWKEKHENVFDRSDMFFVAGQYDDTKQADVDKLYGYLNEVEGNAVEAYTGSITVVNGTAVSDGFTLLNSRSVAEDVKYSVGSEDLFTGTLKIVDGKPVKENLEVSGKSLVHSAALTTIAFTRGFFGDFGQYIVSIGLMLFAFSTAIAWSYYGDRAMTYLLGPRSVMPYRVIYVAGFVWAAFSDTTLVWALSAVAIVVMTLPNLFGIMLLCKEMKETVNDYWSRHKK; from the coding sequence TTGGAAGGGTTATACGGTTTTCTAACGATGTTAGATGGCTTTCTAGGAGGCGCGTTTTGGTTTCCTTACGTGCTATTAGGCGTCGGTCTATTTTTCACTATCTATCTTAAGTTTCCACAAATTCGTTTCTTCAAGCACGCGTGGCAAGTTGTTACGGGTAAATTCGACAAAGAGAGCGATCCAGGTGACACCACGCATTTTCGTGCGCTAACCACGGCATTATCAGGCACGGTAGGAACCGGTAATATTTCTGGCGTAGCTTTCGCTATCTTTTTAGGTGGCCCAGCAGCATTATTCTGGATGTGGGTTACTGCATTTTTAGGTATGACGACCAAATTTGTTGAGGTTACGCTTTCCCATAAATATCGTGTGAAAACAGAAGATGGCACTATGGCTGGTGGCCCTATGTATTACATGGACCGTCGCTTAAACATGAAATGGCTAGCGGTTGCATTTGCCATCGCTACGGTTGTTAGCTCTTTTGGTACGGGTAACCTTCCTCAAAGTAATGGTATTGCGCAAAGTATTGAGGCGACATTTGGCTTTGAGCCTTGGATGGTAGGGAGCGTGCTAGGTATTCTACTGGCGCTGGTTATTCTTGGTGGTATTCAGCGTATTGCCGCGTTTACCGCGCGAGTTGTGCCTGTGATGGCAGTGATTTACCTAATTGGTGCGCTGGCCGTTATCTTAGCGAATTTAGAAAATATTGGTCCTTCGTTCGCAAGTGTAATTGGTGATGCGTTTACTGGGTCCGCAGCTGCGGGTGGCTTTTTAGGTGCGTCTCTAGCTTACGCATTTAATCGTGGTGTAAACCGTGGTCTGTTTTCTAACGAAGCGGGTCAGGGTTCAGCGCCAATTGCTCACGCAGCCGCAAAAACCAAAGAGCCAGCCTCTGAAGGTATGGTGTCGTTGCTTGAGCCTTTCATCGATACGATTTTGATTTGTACTGTAACGGGCCTTGTTATTTTGTCTTCTGGCGTGTGGAAAGAAAAACACGAGAATGTCTTTGACCGCTCGGATATGTTCTTTGTAGCGGGTCAGTATGATGACACCAAGCAGGCCGACGTCGATAAGCTATACGGTTACCTTAATGAAGTTGAGGGCAATGCAGTAGAAGCTTATACGGGGTCAATTACCGTAGTTAATGGCACAGCAGTAAGCGATGGCTTTACGTTGCTAAATTCTCGTTCAGTAGCTGAAGATGTAAAATATTCTGTCGGTAGTGAAGATCTTTTCACGGGTACGTTGAAGATTGTCGATGGAAAGCCAGTTAAAGAGAACTTAGAAGTAAGCGGTAAGTCTCTGGTACATTCTGCTGCGTTGACTACTATCGCGTTTACTCGCGGTTTCTTTGGCGATTTTGGGCAGTACATTGTGTCAATCGGCTTAATGTTGTTTGCGTTCTCAACGGCTATTGCTTGGTCTTATTACGGTGATCGCGCTATGACTTACCTACTAGGGCCGCGTTCAGTTATGCCATATCGCGTCATTTATGTTGCCGGTTTCGTTTGGGCAGCGTTCTCTGATACTACCCTTGTGTGGGCGTTGTCTGCTGTTGCTATTGTGGTAATGACCCTACCGAACCTTTTTGGCATTATGCTACTGTGCAAAGAAATGAAAGAAACGGTAAACGATTACTGGAGCAGACATAAGAAGTAG
- a CDS encoding zinc-ribbon domain-containing protein translates to MALVDCPSCNKKTSDKAKTCPHCGFKIGDATSEDIERKQSLQRFQKLQSIQNQSLLAMLIFVASFGFMYWGGTRPGDLQHNLAILGAVVGFVWYLVNRARIVYIKRFS, encoded by the coding sequence ATGGCATTAGTTGACTGTCCTTCATGTAATAAGAAAACGTCTGATAAGGCGAAAACATGTCCTCATTGTGGTTTTAAGATTGGTGATGCAACATCTGAAGATATAGAGCGCAAACAAAGCTTACAGCGATTTCAGAAGTTACAAAGCATTCAAAACCAGTCGCTACTTGCAATGTTAATTTTTGTAGCGAGTTTCGGTTTTATGTATTGGGGTGGAACCCGCCCTGGTGATCTGCAACACAACCTAGCAATTTTAGGTGCGGTAGTGGGCTTTGTATGGTACCTCGTTAACCGCGCACGTATTGTTTACATTAAGCGTTTTTCCTAA
- a CDS encoding DUF349 domain-containing protein, with protein sequence MIFSRLFAPAHASSKPEKRIQAIESLSPERATEKTILHELAFNDDNADVSLAALNKLNVFALWLKMSQIARSPKVKRVCEQKVNDAILGQSDIALRADEKASFLTESANSELIIQIVQRDPSLLDDDELSKQLMTKISKPSFTQFVFSNTSSEALRQHIVNEESDVNVLQKLTKKVHDESIRAQIEARIDAIRLAEQKPVELKKQLTLCLSKYQALLDKPDVQFVIEQQAHLESELKGLMSQCDVLDTQDKALFEEKQARIADQVERYLARIRPAWEEQQKALEIANTKALCDQQLDYATQQVNWLFQERLCDATLADVATVNESVRGLEATIEQLGRLMEGGISDKRLRAYSDVVAGLNEKLDSFSMQQQYGQKLLVRLQSLEELASKIDAQDGDVESTLLNEFNESKQGYNEVKSALIQLPNTFAQRFNTANKRVNAKAKAFKAKQASSINAIKKQLTLIDNLIAQGKFRVAMAKFNKLKVSFETLSESAKGSLEKRYQKTCEDVSRLAGWQDYLAAPRKPALVEEAKALAETPAENIKARSDAIKYLRQQWLSLTSIQSENSEDDTLQQAFDNALEQAFEPCRVYYAELDAKRSEALETRQRIIEAAQALDVEMPAAELAKAYDKLSKQWHSAGQVERTAYENLKHEWKAVSSVLVDKVNAWQRDNQQQKRALISSVKVLLDNEDMANAATEAQQLQAQWKQVGHAGKREESRLWAEFKAVNDAVFEKLKAQRQSQSSAFDKQASELDAAIAVIDIHAHDFDERIHALSENAQSLPKALRTKLEKKIARLETNRDEAELNKQEQVLKQKVNALVSLVQSKVTDLSEDEASLKATLGKRWTSLLEQSTQVDDTSNTLHDRQWLTVALEVSTDMPSPEQDASIRSSVQLKMMTAKLEQGVSSTASDILADWLTVATITESDKPFIQRLSAVLNAHPEVLA encoded by the coding sequence ATGATATTTAGTCGACTATTTGCGCCTGCACATGCAAGCTCAAAGCCTGAGAAAAGGATTCAGGCCATAGAAAGCCTTTCACCAGAAAGGGCAACAGAGAAAACAATTCTTCATGAGTTGGCATTTAACGATGATAATGCCGACGTAAGTTTAGCAGCGCTTAACAAGCTAAATGTGTTTGCACTTTGGCTGAAAATGTCGCAAATCGCTAGATCACCAAAGGTAAAGCGAGTTTGTGAGCAAAAAGTGAACGACGCTATTTTGGGGCAAAGTGACATCGCCCTTCGAGCTGATGAAAAGGCCAGTTTCCTTACAGAGTCAGCCAATAGTGAACTTATTATTCAGATTGTACAGCGCGATCCCAGTTTGTTAGATGACGATGAATTGTCTAAACAACTGATGACTAAAATCAGTAAGCCTTCGTTCACGCAGTTCGTGTTTTCAAACACAAGCAGCGAAGCACTTCGCCAACATATCGTTAACGAAGAATCTGATGTAAATGTGCTTCAAAAGTTAACTAAGAAGGTACACGACGAATCCATACGAGCGCAGATAGAAGCACGTATAGACGCTATCAGATTGGCTGAGCAAAAACCTGTAGAGCTAAAAAAGCAGCTCACATTATGCTTGTCCAAATATCAGGCGTTACTGGATAAACCTGATGTGCAATTTGTTATTGAACAACAGGCACATTTGGAGAGTGAGCTCAAAGGCCTCATGTCTCAATGTGATGTGCTTGATACCCAAGACAAAGCGTTATTTGAAGAAAAGCAGGCACGCATTGCAGATCAAGTCGAGCGCTATCTAGCGCGAATACGTCCAGCATGGGAAGAACAGCAAAAAGCGTTAGAGATAGCCAATACAAAAGCGTTATGTGACCAACAACTTGACTACGCCACGCAGCAAGTGAATTGGCTTTTCCAAGAGCGTTTATGTGATGCAACGTTAGCTGATGTGGCGACCGTAAACGAGAGCGTTCGTGGACTTGAGGCAACCATTGAGCAATTGGGACGTTTAATGGAGGGCGGTATTAGCGATAAACGCCTTCGTGCATACAGTGATGTTGTTGCAGGGCTCAATGAAAAGCTCGATAGCTTTTCAATGCAACAGCAATATGGACAAAAATTGCTAGTCCGCTTGCAAAGTTTAGAGGAACTTGCTTCGAAGATAGATGCACAAGACGGTGACGTTGAATCGACACTCTTGAATGAATTTAATGAATCCAAACAAGGTTATAACGAAGTAAAAAGCGCGCTTATACAACTGCCAAACACGTTTGCACAGCGATTTAATACAGCGAATAAACGCGTAAACGCCAAAGCGAAAGCGTTTAAAGCAAAACAGGCATCGTCGATCAATGCCATTAAAAAGCAGCTAACACTTATCGATAACTTGATTGCGCAAGGCAAGTTTCGCGTTGCTATGGCAAAGTTCAACAAGTTAAAAGTGAGTTTTGAAACCTTGTCAGAAAGTGCAAAGGGGTCATTGGAGAAGCGTTATCAAAAAACCTGTGAAGATGTCTCTCGTTTAGCTGGTTGGCAAGATTACCTAGCAGCACCTAGGAAGCCCGCTTTGGTTGAAGAAGCGAAAGCACTGGCTGAGACACCTGCCGAGAACATCAAAGCCCGCAGTGATGCAATCAAGTATCTTCGCCAGCAATGGTTGTCGCTTACCAGCATTCAGAGCGAAAACAGTGAAGATGACACGCTTCAGCAAGCGTTTGATAATGCGCTAGAGCAAGCATTTGAACCGTGTCGTGTATACTATGCAGAGCTAGATGCGAAGCGCAGTGAAGCACTAGAAACACGCCAACGTATAATTGAAGCGGCACAAGCGCTTGACGTTGAAATGCCAGCAGCGGAGCTTGCCAAAGCGTATGACAAATTATCAAAGCAGTGGCATTCGGCAGGACAAGTTGAGCGTACTGCGTATGAAAACCTAAAACACGAATGGAAAGCAGTTTCCTCAGTGTTGGTTGATAAGGTCAACGCGTGGCAGCGCGATAATCAACAGCAAAAGCGCGCGCTAATTTCAAGTGTAAAGGTGCTGTTGGACAATGAAGACATGGCTAATGCAGCGACTGAAGCGCAACAACTTCAGGCTCAGTGGAAGCAAGTTGGTCATGCGGGTAAACGCGAAGAGAGTAGGCTCTGGGCTGAGTTTAAAGCGGTTAATGATGCTGTTTTTGAAAAGTTGAAAGCACAGCGACAATCGCAAAGCAGTGCGTTTGATAAACAAGCCAGCGAATTGGATGCAGCCATTGCTGTAATTGACATCCACGCCCATGACTTTGACGAGAGAATTCATGCGTTGTCAGAAAATGCGCAGTCGCTGCCTAAAGCGCTGCGTACTAAGCTAGAAAAGAAGATCGCGCGCCTTGAGACTAATCGTGACGAAGCAGAGCTAAATAAGCAAGAGCAAGTGCTCAAGCAAAAAGTGAATGCACTTGTCTCACTGGTACAATCGAAAGTAACTGATTTAAGTGAAGATGAAGCGTCACTTAAAGCCACGTTAGGTAAACGATGGACTTCCCTATTAGAACAATCTACTCAAGTGGATGACACATCGAACACTTTGCATGACAGGCAGTGGCTTACTGTTGCGTTAGAAGTGAGTACAGATATGCCTAGCCCTGAACAAGATGCCTCTATACGTTCGAGTGTACAGCTTAAGATGATGACAGCAAAACTTGAACAAGGTGTGTCTTCAACGGCGTCCGACATTTTAGCCGATTGGTTAACGGTGGCGACGATAACCGAATCTGATAAACCGTTTATACAACGATTAAGTGCTGTGCTGAATGCGCATCCAGAGGTGCTGGCATAA
- a CDS encoding DUF2989 domain-containing protein, with translation MPIKSALNAALFSKFPTNWRNKIRTVLAGILTVPLLAGCGDLFEPTISEICETHSELCLDLSLDARCRFERADIIRLRYYNQDNKDDAYKYPLLLHFEEYLECVEEVQHIEHVKRKGKEATRLKGVITARNEIKRLSRETKTSLDPYLSYYHWTRYNDQDAFHRFERFAASDRVTDPELLVSLASVQIKTDQQRALTTLYRALGLYTDSDNIDIGIYHSLASIGMDSENYRLAYVWYGVAEEFDDALPSIQREQLGKTYDLPVDILNNIIDDITSALNSNTFNAEKLKLNKL, from the coding sequence ATGCCCATAAAAAGCGCGTTGAACGCTGCATTATTTAGTAAGTTTCCAACAAACTGGCGCAATAAAATAAGAACGGTGTTGGCAGGTATTTTAACAGTGCCCCTTTTAGCGGGGTGCGGTGATTTATTTGAACCGACAATCAGCGAGATTTGCGAAACGCACAGTGAGCTATGCTTAGACTTAAGCTTAGATGCACGGTGCCGTTTTGAGCGTGCCGATATCATTCGCCTTCGCTATTACAATCAAGACAATAAAGACGATGCCTATAAGTATCCTCTGTTATTGCATTTTGAAGAGTATTTAGAATGTGTCGAAGAGGTACAGCATATAGAACATGTTAAACGCAAAGGTAAAGAAGCCACACGCTTAAAAGGCGTTATTACCGCACGCAACGAAATAAAACGGTTAAGCAGAGAGACTAAAACCTCCCTTGACCCTTACCTTTCTTATTACCACTGGACACGATATAACGACCAAGATGCGTTTCATCGCTTTGAGCGCTTTGCCGCGAGTGACCGCGTGACCGACCCCGAACTATTAGTTTCTCTTGCCTCTGTGCAAATTAAAACTGATCAACAGCGTGCCTTAACAACCCTGTATCGAGCGCTAGGTCTATACACTGACAGCGACAATATTGATATCGGCATTTACCATTCACTAGCAAGCATTGGCATGGATAGCGAAAACTATCGATTGGCTTACGTATGGTATGGCGTTGCAGAAGAGTTTGATGATGCATTACCGAGTATTCAGCGCGAACAACTAGGCAAAACTTATGATCTCCCTGTTGATATTCTGAACAACATTATTGATGACATCACAAGCGCGTTAAACAGCAACACGTTCAATGCCGAAAAACTTAAGCTAAATAAACTCTAA
- a CDS encoding CC0125/CC1285 family lipoprotein, with the protein MSNVTRKRNFTKRACALCASVFVLGGLAACSSTPVAAPTPYKASTTKGGYGYSSEKISGNTYQVRFKATDKTPADLVQQYALHRAAEIAQQEGFTFLAVQKTNVDKKPVLAREIVATNDKPVVLPNDKQCTMSGCDNVAQPMAGATSNDVVKTQINNIYYTITIEMANSPNELHKNALSVSELLAKPLKPKN; encoded by the coding sequence ATGAGCAATGTCACTAGAAAACGTAATTTCACTAAGCGAGCCTGCGCACTTTGCGCGAGCGTTTTTGTATTGGGAGGACTCGCAGCATGCTCATCAACGCCTGTGGCAGCCCCTACCCCTTATAAAGCTTCGACAACTAAGGGCGGCTATGGCTATTCAAGTGAGAAGATTTCAGGCAATACCTATCAAGTGCGATTTAAAGCAACAGACAAAACCCCGGCAGACTTGGTTCAGCAATACGCCTTACATCGCGCGGCAGAAATTGCCCAGCAAGAAGGGTTTACATTCCTTGCGGTACAAAAAACTAACGTTGACAAAAAACCTGTTCTCGCAAGAGAAATTGTGGCTACTAATGATAAACCTGTAGTTTTACCAAATGACAAACAATGCACTATGTCTGGCTGTGACAACGTCGCCCAGCCCATGGCTGGCGCAACGTCCAACGACGTAGTGAAAACTCAGATAAATAACATTTACTACACAATTACTATAGAAATGGCAAATAGTCCCAATGAGCTTCACAAAAACGCATTAAGTGTATCTGAGCTACTTGCAAAACCTCTCAAACCGAAAAACTAG
- a CDS encoding M14 family metallopeptidase yields the protein MHISSQFDSGNIEVVKAQSPEDIRLAIPKDNQSEFAQWFHFRLVGETFVTHTMTIENLAKSAYPEGWKGYNVLASYDRQTWFRIPSDFDGDNLSFSLTLEQPSVYFAYFIPYSYERHLDLVHDAQMSLLCEHRFLGLTLDGRDMSLLVIGEETPEKKKVWITARQHPGETMAEWCAEGIIYRLLDEQDGLARQLLDNAVFYIVPNMNPDGSARGHLRTNAVGTNLNREWATPSAEKSPEVLYVLNAMSEIGVDMYLDLHGDEALPYNFVAGSEGNPSYNDDIKALEDTFKSALLNATPEFQDEFGYDKDEPGKANLTVASNAVGEKFKCMAYTVEMPFKDNADVPDDVYGWSVQRSRQLGEDLLIGVNAVVKKLKG from the coding sequence ATGCATATCTCAAGTCAATTCGACAGCGGCAACATTGAAGTTGTTAAGGCGCAATCACCAGAAGACATTCGTCTTGCTATTCCCAAAGACAATCAGTCAGAGTTTGCTCAGTGGTTCCATTTTCGTTTAGTCGGTGAAACCTTTGTTACTCACACAATGACAATCGAAAATCTAGCGAAATCTGCTTACCCTGAAGGTTGGAAGGGGTATAACGTTCTTGCATCTTACGACCGTCAAACATGGTTTAGAATTCCAAGTGATTTTGACGGCGACAATCTTTCATTCTCACTAACGTTAGAACAGCCTAGTGTCTACTTTGCGTATTTTATTCCGTATAGCTACGAGCGTCACTTAGACCTTGTGCACGATGCGCAAATGTCACTGTTATGTGAACATCGATTCTTAGGTCTTACGCTCGATGGCCGCGACATGTCATTGCTTGTGATTGGAGAAGAAACACCTGAAAAGAAAAAGGTGTGGATCACTGCGCGTCAGCATCCCGGTGAAACAATGGCTGAGTGGTGCGCGGAGGGCATTATCTATCGCTTGCTCGACGAGCAAGATGGTTTGGCGCGACAGTTGCTTGATAACGCTGTATTTTACATTGTGCCGAACATGAACCCTGATGGAAGCGCGCGAGGTCACCTTCGTACTAATGCTGTAGGCACTAATCTAAACCGTGAATGGGCAACGCCGAGTGCAGAAAAAAGCCCAGAAGTTCTTTATGTGCTAAATGCTATGTCTGAAATTGGTGTAGATATGTACCTAGATTTGCACGGTGATGAGGCATTGCCGTACAACTTTGTTGCGGGCAGCGAGGGGAACCCTAGTTACAACGACGATATTAAAGCGCTAGAAGACACCTTCAAATCAGCACTGTTAAATGCTACGCCTGAATTCCAAGATGAATTTGGTTATGACAAAGATGAGCCGGGTAAGGCAAACCTTACCGTGGCGTCAAATGCGGTTGGTGAAAAGTTCAAATGTATGGCATATACCGTTGAAATGCCATTTAAAGATAACGCTGATGTACCGGATGATGTTTACGGCTGGTCTGTTCAGCGCAGTCGACAGTTAGGTGAAGATTTACTTATTGGCGTTAATGCGGTAGTAAAAAAGCTGAAAGGCTAA
- a CDS encoding phosphoribosyl-AMP cyclohydrolase, whose product MKTLSTQFTKIALVMTTVCVTTGCSAVAKTQVADSKLNKNSTLQAKAIDNALLYSDECITEREVVNAQKMWGNGIVRIGSVYSNNGDYALEAADFIQDMYGYDLSSVLFKPTLAANDQFRSSFDAALSYFVGGNDAYAEDKGFAIKPYTNVKFDNVGIINNSCRMAVAMGNYFFTDTSGGETKVEYTFAYVKDSDGDLRIVAHQSSLPYNPASN is encoded by the coding sequence ATGAAAACACTATCAACACAATTTACGAAAATAGCCTTGGTAATGACAACAGTATGCGTGACAACGGGATGCAGTGCGGTGGCTAAGACTCAGGTAGCTGATTCCAAGTTAAATAAAAATTCAACCTTACAAGCAAAGGCAATAGATAATGCGCTTCTCTACTCAGATGAGTGTATTACGGAAAGAGAAGTCGTTAATGCACAAAAAATGTGGGGCAACGGTATTGTTAGGATCGGTAGCGTATATTCAAACAACGGGGATTATGCCCTAGAGGCCGCTGATTTTATTCAAGACATGTACGGATACGATCTAAGCAGCGTACTATTTAAACCTACATTGGCAGCTAATGATCAGTTTCGCTCTAGTTTCGACGCAGCACTCTCTTACTTTGTTGGGGGCAACGATGCATATGCTGAAGACAAAGGTTTTGCAATTAAGCCCTATACCAATGTTAAGTTTGATAATGTGGGCATTATCAATAATAGCTGTCGTATGGCAGTAGCCATGGGCAATTATTTTTTTACTGACACCTCTGGCGGTGAGACTAAGGTTGAGTATACCTTTGCTTATGTGAAAGACAGCGATGGAGATTTGCGTATCGTTGCTCACCAATCGTCTTTACCCTACAACCCCGCTTCAAATTAA
- a CDS encoding YeaC family protein, which translates to MNIDALLASMTPEIFERLRSAVETGKWPDGTPLSEEQKASSMQAVMLYQSKVEKSSEHMTVGESGEIVHKSKSDFKRSLNEPQDDKNTIARFKQDDI; encoded by the coding sequence ATGAATATAGATGCATTATTAGCCAGCATGACGCCTGAGATTTTCGAGCGTTTGCGCAGTGCCGTGGAAACTGGAAAGTGGCCTGATGGCACGCCACTAAGTGAAGAGCAAAAGGCAAGCAGCATGCAAGCTGTCATGCTTTACCAGTCAAAAGTTGAGAAGTCTTCTGAGCATATGACCGTAGGTGAGAGTGGTGAAATTGTCCATAAAAGTAAGTCGGACTTTAAGCGCTCTTTAAATGAACCTCAAGATGATAAAAATACTATAGCGCGGTTTAAACAGGATGATATTTAG